Below is a window of Streptomyces qaidamensis DNA.
ACGATCGTCGCGGTCAACAAGGACCCCGAGGCCCCGATCCTCGACCTCGCCGACTACGGCGTGGTGGGCGACCTGTTCGCCGTGGCTCCCGAGCTGACCCGGCAAGTGGCCGCCCGGCGCGCGGCCGACTGAGAGACCTGCCGGGCGAGAGCTCCCGCCCCCGTACATGTGACGGGGGCGGGAGCTCTGGCGTGTGCTGTCTCCCGCGTCAGACGGCCAGACGCCGGAACCGGCTGCCGTGGAACACCAGCGGCTCCCGGTCGGGTTCAGCCCTCAGAGCGTGGATCTCCAGCAGCACGATCGTGTGGTCGCCTCCGGGGAACTCGGAGTGAACCGAGCAGTCCAGCCACAGACCCGCGCCGTGGATGTACACACCACCGCCCTCGGACGCCTCCCACTCGACATCTGCGAACCGGTCAACTCCCTTTCCCGCCAGCGAGCGGCAGATCCGGTCCTGCTCCTCCGCCAGCACGCTCAGGCCCAGTCGGCCCCGCATCCGCAGCTTGGGCCAGGTCGACGAGGTGTCCTGGACACAGACCGACACCAGCGGCGGCCGAAGGGAGACCGGGGTGAACGTACTCGCGGCCATGCCCACCGGCCCGTCCGCATCCAGTGCGCACAGGGCTGTCACCCCGGAGGGGAAGCAGCCGAACGCCTGGCGCAGCACGGCGGGGTCGGTCGGTGGCGTCGAGAGGGCGCTCATCGGACGTCCTCCCGGCCCGAGAGAACCGCGCCCAGACGGCGCAGCGAGCCGTTGTTGCCCGCGACGTGCTGGGAGACGCAGCGGACGTCGCGCCAGCGGCGTTGCAGGGGGTGGGAGCTGTAGAGCCCCGAACTGCCCGACAGGGTCATGAGTTCGTTGAGGAGGCGGATGCCCTCGTGGTGGATGTGCTGGTGGCCGCCGGTGTAGCCGAACCATTCGCGCGCGGTGGGCTCCACGCCCGCTAGCGCGCGGTCCATGACGACGCGGCCGGTCTGCTCCAGCAGGGCGTTCAGTGCCGCCGTGCGAAGGTGCAGTTCGGCGAACTTCTCCTGGAACACCGGGTCCTCCCCGATGACGAGCCTGGGATCGAACGCCGGCCGCTTGGTGGTGGCGAGTGCGGCCAGATCGTCCAGCGCGCCCTCCAGACAGCCGATGATGACGGCGTCGTGCGACGAGCCGGTGGCGGAGTACGGCAAGCCGTAGAAGGGAGCGGGGATGTTGTTGCCGCCCACCAGCGGTCCGGTGAAGCGCTCGGGCACGAAGACGTCGTCCATCGTGAAGTCCGTGCTCTGAGTGGCGCGCAGACCCACGGCGTCCCACGTGTCGAGGAAGGTGGCCTGCTGCGGTCGGAAGAGCGCGACGCGCATGTCCGGACGGCCGTCCGGGAGCGGAGGTGCGCCCTCGACCACGAATCCCGCGAGCATCCAGTCCGGGGTGAACGACCCACTGGCCAGAGGCCAGCGCCCACTGAGGCGGTAGCCTCCCGCGACCGCGGTCGCCCTGCCCTTGGGTGCTATCGCCCCACGCAGCATCAGGTCGGCGCCGTCGCCGAACACCTCGTTCGCGAGCGTCTCGTGGGGCAGCGAACGGACGAAGAACCAGGCCATCGAAGCAGCCTGAACGGTCCAGCCGGCGGACCCGTCGGCCCGCGAGATCTCCCGGACCACCCGAGCGCTGTCCACCAGGTCCAGCTGCTCGCCGCCCCAGGCCCTGGGCAGGCTCATGCGGAACACACCGGCTTCGCGCAGAGCGGCGATGAGATCAGCGGGGACGGCCCGGGCGGCTTCGGCCTCAGCGGATCGTGCCGCGATCTCGGGCAGGTGTGCCCGGACACGGCCGAGCACGAGGCAATCGGCTGCCTGGTCGGGCGATGCGGTGGGCTGGAGCACGGTAGACATGGAGGATCCTCGGATTTCGGCGGTCACAGGACGACGGACGGGACACCGGCCGAGGCGGCCCGTCGTCACTGCTCGCATGATGTGGGGGGCGGCGCAGCACCCGCTTGTGTCCGGGAGCACCGGCAATTTGTGTGGCTGAGAACACGGCCCGCGAGCCGGTTGCAGAACGCCCGGCGAGACTTACCATCCTCGCCAGGAGTGCCGTCCGAGCCCGTTCCCGTGGGTTCCGGCACCGCCGGGAGGAGAGCCGCATGCCCCGGATCACGACGCCGAGCGAAGGCACGGCCACCGAACGACTGGACTGCTGGCGGGACGCCGTGAGCCGCAACCTCGTGCCCCTGGAGGTCCGGCCTCGCGAGAGCGCCGACTTCAGGGCGTCCCTGCACGCCGTGCGGGTCGGCCAGGTACAGATGTCGGTCATCTCGGCCGAGCCGCACAGCATCGCGCGCACCCGCCGCCACATCGCATCCGACGCACCCGACCTGTTCCAGCTGACGGTGCAGCTCACCGGGCAGGGCGTGCTGACCCAGCGGGACCGCCAGGCCGCAGTGGGACCGGGAGAACTGGTCGTCTATGACACGCGCCGTCCCTTCACCTACGACCTCCACCAGACCCACACCGGCCTCGTGCTCATGTTCCCCCGGACGATGCTGCCCTTGGCGGAGCGTGACCTGCTGCGGGTGACGGCGACTCCGGTGCCCTGCCACGACGGGCTCGGGCAGGTGGTCCTGCCCCTCCTGCACGGACTGGCGCGGCAGATGGAACACCTGGAGTCCCGGGGCACGCCCCGGCTCGCCGACAACGTGATCGACCTCGTCGGCACCTTGCTCGTGGAGCACGCGGGCGGGGACCGGAGGGCCGAGGAGGCCGGCCCGGCCCTGCTCACCGAGCGGGTCCTCGGCTACATGGAGCAGCGGCTCGCCGACCCCGGGCTCAGCCCTGAGGGCATCGCGGCCGCCCACCGCATCTCCCGCCGCTACCTGTACAAGTTGCTGGCCGCGCAGGGGTACACGGTCGCAGGCTGGATCCGGGAACAGCGCCTCGCCCGGTGCCGGCGCGACCTCGCCGACCCGACACTGGACCACCTTCCGGTCGGTGCCGTCGGCGGGCGTTGGGGTTTCGCGGACCCGGCCCACTTCAGCCACGCCTTCAAGGCGGCCTACGGCATGAGTCCCCGGGAGGCTCGCGCGGCCCGTCGATGACGTCAGGCGGGCTGGTAGTCGAAGAAGCCCCGTCCCGACTTGCGGCCCAGCAGACCCGATTCGACCATGCGGCGCAGCAGCGGGGGAGGGGCGTACAACGGCTCCCGGTACTCCTCGTACAGCGCTTCGCCTATCGCCGCCACGGTGTCCAGTCCGATGAGGTCGGCGAGACGCAGCGGCCCCATGGGATGCGCGCACCCGGCCGTCATGCCCGTGTCGATGTCCTCCGCCGTCGCCGTGCCGGAGGCGACCATGCGCACTGCGGCCAACAGGTAAGGGATCAATAGGGAGTTCACCACGAAGCCCGCGCGGTCCTGCGCGACGATCGTCCTCTTGCCCAGGACATCGTCCGCGAAGGCCCGCACGCGCTGCTCGGTGCTTGCCGAGGTGTGCAGGGACGGGACGATCTCCACCAGGGGCATGACGGGGACCGGGTTGAAGAAGTGCAGGCCGATCACCGTCTCCGGACGGCCCGCAGCGGCCGCGAGCCGGGCGATGGGGATCGAGGAGGTGTTGCTGGCGAGTACGGCCTCCGGGTCCGTGACGATGTCGCCCAGCTGCCGGAACAGTGCCGTCTTGGCCCGCTCGTCCTCGACGGCCGCCTCGATGACCAGGTCCGCCCCGCCCATGCGGGAGAGGTCCCCGGTGACCGAGATGCCGGCCAGGGCGTGCGCGCGTTCCTCGGGTGTCACGGCGCCGCGCTTCTCCGCCTTCAGCAGGGAGTCGGCCACGCCGGCCAGCCCGGCCCGGGCCCTGTCCTCGGTCACGTCGCACAACGTGACCTGTATCCCGGCCCGGGCGCACACCTCGGTGATGCCCCGGCCCATCTGGCCCGCGCCCACGACGCCCACGTGTTCGATCGCTGTCATGTGTTCCTCCGCCTGTCCCTCGGTCGGGCGGCGGCCGCCGGTCGCCGCCACGGTGTGTGCCGCCGTGTCGAGCGTAGGCCCGACACACCCCCTCTGACCTGCACGAACAGTGCGTCATCTGCGTACAAACATGCGTCGGCAGAGAGGGCTCGGACAGCCGGCCGTCGGGGCATGCCGAAGGGGCGTCCGGCCCGTGCCGGACGCCCGGCGAAGTCGACGCTTCAGGCTGTGGCCGTCGCGGCGGCGGCCTCCCGCAGCCGGCGGATCACCCCGCGTACAGCGGGCGAGGTCTCCCCCTTGCGGTAGGCGCCGACCAGCCGGGTGGTCGGCGCCACGTCGGCCAGCGGCCGGTAGGCCACTCCGGGGATCTGGACGCGGCGCAGCGAGTCGGGCACCAGGGCGACCGCGAGGCCGCCGCCCACCATGGTCAGAGCCGCGATGAAGTCCCGCACCGGGGGAGCGCACCGGGGACTGAACCCGCCCTGCTCCGCCACCTCGAGGATCTGGTCGCGGCAGCCGTACTCCTCGTCGAAGTGCGGGGCCACGAAGCACTCGTCGCGCAGTTGTGCCGCCAGTACGGCGTCGTACGCCGCGAGTGGTGCCCCGGCCGGCAGCGCCAGGACGACCTGTTCCGTGAGCAGACAGGTCGCCGTGACCTCGGGTGGGTACTCCGGCCTGAAGCGCAGGAAGCCGACGTCGATGTCCCCGCCGGCCAGCGCCTCCAGCTGGGCGGGCGTCTCCAACTCCCGTACCTGCACCGTCAGTTCGGTACCAGGGGCCGCGCAGCGGGTGAGGACGTCGGTCAGCACCCCGGAGAACGCGGCGGAGGCGACGTACGCGATCTGCGCGTGCCCCAGCTCCCCACGACCGGCGCGCCGGCCCACCGCCTCGGCCCGGGCGGCCTGGGCGAGGGTCAGCCGCGCCTCTTCGAGGAACAGCCGCCCGGCACTGGTCAGGGCCGGGCGGGTCCGCCGTCCGCGGTCGACCAGCCGCACACCCAGATGGGACTCCAGCGCCCTGATCTGGGCGCTGAGCGCCGACGGGGCGAGATGCAGACGGTCCGAGGCCCGGGCGAAGTGCAGTTCCTCCGCGACGACGACGAACGACTCCAGCCAGCGCAGTTCCACCGGTACCTCCGTCGTGCTGGGATCACCCCGCGGCGGCGTCAGGGCAGAACAGGACCGCCGCGGGGCGAGTTCGGGGCGGCTACGGGTTCAGGGGATCACGACGTAGTTGCTGAATCCACCGTCGAGATCCGTCACCCGCCCCGAGATGGCTTCGTTGACCTCGGACAGCGGGAAGGGCTTGGTGATCAGGTACGACAGGTCCAGGGCTCCGGTCGCCACCATGTCGGCGACCTCCTGGCCCTGCGCGGTGGTGAACCAGTTGGAGCCGATCAGCTGGACCTGCTCGTCCATGAGCCACTTCACGTCCACGGGCAGCCGGTCGGCCACCCCGCCGACGTTGACGACCCTGCCGCCCCGGCGGACACCCTGCATGGAGTCGAGCATCGTCTCCACCGGAGCCTTGGCACCGAGCGCGCTGATCACGAAATCCGCACCCTCGCCGCCGGTGCGGGACTTGGCCCACTCTCCGGTGGAGCCCTCGCCCAGCCGCATGACCTCGATCCGGTCCGGCGCCAACTCCTTGACCCGCTTCATGAGCTCCTCGTTGCGGCCGGTGCCGAGCACCCTGGAGACGCCGGAGGCCAGCGCGAGGAGAGTGGAGGCGACACCGAGTGTGCCCGTGATCCCGTCGATCAGCGCGACCTGGCCGGGGGCGGCCGCGGCGTTCTTGAGGGCGCCGTAGGAGGTTCCGATGTAGCCGAGCTTGCCGGCCTGCTCGAACGTCATGGTGTCGGGAATGTTGACGATCGCGTGCTGCGGCGCGGTCATGTACTCGGCGAAACCGCCGTAGGGGTAGAGGTCGAAGATGCGCTGGCCGTCGCGGGAGGTGCTGAAGTAGCCGTTCAGGGTGAAGTAGCGGCATCGGCTGAGTTCGCCGCCGCGGCACACCTGGCAGCTGCCGCAGGACCGCAGCGGGCTCACATAGACCCGGTCGCCGGGCTTGGTGTTGAGCACCGCCTCGCCGACGGCCTCGACCACACCTGCGGGGTCGAGACCGAAGATCGCGGGGAGCTGGGGCAGCGGCTGATGCGGGTACCAGGTGGGCCAGTTGTTGATCACATTGGCCATGTTCGGCACGATTCCGCATGCCTTGACCCGCACCAGCACGTCGGTCGGCCTGGGGGTGGGCACGTCGACCGTGTCCACCGACATCGGCGCACCGAGTTCGTGCAGTCTCGCGGCGAGCATTTTCGCCATGGAAATACTCCTGAATAAGTGAGCCGTACGGTGCCGAAACCTAGGAATGGGCGAACGGGTCCGGATAATTGTCTTCGAGGTCGATACCCAGCAGTCCCATGATGCGGACGCCGGAGTTGTACCAGGCGATGGACAACGACAGTTCGACCATCTGCCGGCTCGTCAGATGAGCGGCGGCGGCCTGCCAGGTCTCCTCCGGGACGTCGACCCGGAGGGTGGACTCCTTGGCGAGTCGCATGACCGCCTTCTCCGTCTCGTCGAACAGACCGGAGTGCTCGAAGTCGGCCACCGCCGCGAGCTGTTCCTCGGTGAGCCCGGCCTTGAGGCCGTGCGACTGATGATGGGCGACCTCGTACGCCGACCGGGTCGCGTGACCCACGGTCAGGATCGCCAGTTCGCGCAGCCTGGGGCTGAGATCAGCGGCCCGCAGCGAGTTGGCGTAGGTCAGGAAGGCGTCCAGCTGGGTGGGCGCGTGGGTGAGGGCGAGGAAGATGTTCGCCGTCGGGACCTTGCGTTCGGTCTCCAGCCGGTCGTACAGCGGCTTCAGCGACTCGTCCGCGTCCTCGCGGCGCAGATAGGGAACTCGTGCCATGGCGTCTCCTTGGGGGCGGTGCGGGCGGAAGGTCAGGGAAGGGGCTGCTCCAGCAGGAACCGCTCCAGGGACATCGGATTCGGCTTCTCGGCCGGCGGAATCAGCGGCGCGCCGACGAACGGCGACGCCTCGAAGTACCACTTCTCCAGGGCGGGGAGCCCCCAGCGCACATTGGTGCTCAGCGATGCCGCGTCCCAGCGCACCGGCTCGACCTCGGTGTCGATCGTCTGGTAGTGGCTGTTGAAGACCTCGACCCGGTGGCCGTCGGGGTCGCGGAGGTACGCGAACAGCATCCCGCCGGGACCGTGGCGCCCGGGGCCTCGCTCGACCCCTTCGCCGTAGCCGAGGATGCCCGCCCAGTCGCACGCGGTGAAGATGTCGCGGCTCTCCGAGACGGTGTAGGCGAAGTGGTGCAGGGCGGGCCCGGTGTTTTCGACGATCGCGAGGTCGAGGCAGGTGCCCTTGCGGTACATGAACGCGCTCAGCAGTTTGTCGCCGTGCTCCAGGTACTCCGAGTTGCGAAAGCCCAGCTCACTGTAGAAGGCGCACAGCTCATAGGCGTCGGGCGCGAAGGTCTGGTAGTGGTCCAGCCGCTGCGCGTGGGCGCCCTTGTACTGCTGGAAGTCGATGTGCAGCCGCGGCCGGGTCTCCATGTGCGCGCACAGTTCGAGCGGCGTGCCGATCGGGTCACTGACGTGCAGGGTGCGGCCCTGGTACGGGGCGTCCACCCACTCGGCGGGCAGCCCGCGGTCCCGGAACCAGGCGTACGCGAGATCGAGGTCCTCGTCGAAGAACACCCGGAAGCCGATCCTCTTGCACGCGCCCGCGCCCTCTTCGTCGAGCTCCAGGACGAGGCTGTGGTGGCAGGCCTCGGCCAGGCCGCGCAGGTAGCAGGTGCGCTCGTCCTCGTCGCTGACGACGAGCCCCAGGGCGTTCACGTAGAAGTTCCGGCTCTCGGCCAGATCGGCGACGGTGAGGCGGACGTGGCTAGCGCGGGTGATATTGAAACTCGGGCGCAGATTGACGGGTGGCAGCATGGGGTCTCCGTGCTCCGATCGGCTCTGTATTTCGATGACTGTAATACTTTGAACTGCTTTTACGGCTCGGTCGTGGAAGACCCGGAATCGGAGAAGGTGAATGCGGACCATCCGCTGAATTCCGCGGATGCGCCGAGGGACTCCTCGATGCGCAGAACCTCGTTCCACTTGGCCATGCGCTCGGAGCGGGTGAACGAGCCCACCTTGAGCTGTCCCGCATCCCATCCGACGCTGAGATGGGCGATGGTGACGTCCTCGGTCTCACCGGACCGGGCGGAGACGATGGTGCCGAAGCCGGCGTCCTTCCCGGCCCGCAGCGCCTGGAACGCCTCCGTGACCGTGCCGGCCTGGTTCGGCTTCACGAGGACGGCGTTGGCGGCCCCGGTCGTGGCCGCGGCCTCCACCCGCTTGGCATGGGTGACCAGGTAGTCGTCTCCGATCACCTGGCATTGGTGGCCGTGGCGCCGGGTGAACTCCACCATGCCGTCGGTGTCGTCCTCGCCCACCGGGTCCTCGACGGAGAGGATCGGATACTGCTCGATCCAGCCGCCCAGCATGTCGATCAGCGCCGTGGTGTCCAGCGTGCGGTCGTCCAGGGCCAGCGTGTACCGCCCGCCGCTGCCGAACTGCGAGGCCGCGATGTCCAGCGAGATGCCGACCTGCGTCGAGGGGTCGAAACCGGCCTTCTCGATCGCCCGGGTGAGCGTTTCGAGGGCCTCCTCGTTGGAGTCGAAGGCGG
It encodes the following:
- a CDS encoding alcohol dehydrogenase catalytic domain-containing protein, with translation MAKMLAARLHELGAPMSVDTVDVPTPRPTDVLVRVKACGIVPNMANVINNWPTWYPHQPLPQLPAIFGLDPAGVVEAVGEAVLNTKPGDRVYVSPLRSCGSCQVCRGGELSRCRYFTLNGYFSTSRDGQRIFDLYPYGGFAEYMTAPQHAIVNIPDTMTFEQAGKLGYIGTSYGALKNAAAAPGQVALIDGITGTLGVASTLLALASGVSRVLGTGRNEELMKRVKELAPDRIEVMRLGEGSTGEWAKSRTGGEGADFVISALGAKAPVETMLDSMQGVRRGGRVVNVGGVADRLPVDVKWLMDEQVQLIGSNWFTTAQGQEVADMVATGALDLSYLITKPFPLSEVNEAISGRVTDLDGGFSNYVVIP
- a CDS encoding VOC family protein codes for the protein MLPPVNLRPSFNITRASHVRLTVADLAESRNFYVNALGLVVSDEDERTCYLRGLAEACHHSLVLELDEEGAGACKRIGFRVFFDEDLDLAYAWFRDRGLPAEWVDAPYQGRTLHVSDPIGTPLELCAHMETRPRLHIDFQQYKGAHAQRLDHYQTFAPDAYELCAFYSELGFRNSEYLEHGDKLLSAFMYRKGTCLDLAIVENTGPALHHFAYTVSESRDIFTACDWAGILGYGEGVERGPGRHGPGGMLFAYLRDPDGHRVEVFNSHYQTIDTEVEPVRWDAASLSTNVRWGLPALEKWYFEASPFVGAPLIPPAEKPNPMSLERFLLEQPLP
- a CDS encoding LysR substrate-binding domain-containing protein, which produces MELRWLESFVVVAEELHFARASDRLHLAPSALSAQIRALESHLGVRLVDRGRRTRPALTSAGRLFLEEARLTLAQAARAEAVGRRAGRGELGHAQIAYVASAAFSGVLTDVLTRCAAPGTELTVQVRELETPAQLEALAGGDIDVGFLRFRPEYPPEVTATCLLTEQVVLALPAGAPLAAYDAVLAAQLRDECFVAPHFDEEYGCRDQILEVAEQGGFSPRCAPPVRDFIAALTMVGGGLAVALVPDSLRRVQIPGVAYRPLADVAPTTRLVGAYRKGETSPAVRGVIRRLREAAAATATA
- the eno gene encoding phosphopyruvate hydratase codes for the protein MTDARIAELYGRRVWDSRGRPTVEVEAHLADGAIGRAIAPAGASTGQGEALDLRDGGSRFGGLDVRRAVGSVNHEIAPALLDRDASDQEAIDRLLVDLDGTPDRSRLGGNAIVATSMAVLHAAAASEGVPLWQHLAGGRPVRIPLPEIQIFGGGAHADRRVDVQDFMVMCPAAGSFSEALDWTAEIYRAAGSLMRQAGKAQGVADEGGFWPAFDSNEEALETLTRAIEKAGFDPSTQVGISLDIAASQFGSGGRYTLALDDRTLDTTALIDMLGGWIEQYPILSVEDPVGEDDTDGMVEFTRRHGHQCQVIGDDYLVTHAKRVEAAATTGAANAVLVKPNQAGTVTEAFQALRAGKDAGFGTIVSARSGETEDVTIAHLSVGWDAGQLKVGSFTRSERMAKWNEVLRIEESLGASAEFSGWSAFTFSDSGSSTTEP
- a CDS encoding acyl-CoA dehydrogenase family protein — its product is MSTVLQPTASPDQAADCLVLGRVRAHLPEIAARSAEAEAARAVPADLIAALREAGVFRMSLPRAWGGEQLDLVDSARVVREISRADGSAGWTVQAASMAWFFVRSLPHETLANEVFGDGADLMLRGAIAPKGRATAVAGGYRLSGRWPLASGSFTPDWMLAGFVVEGAPPLPDGRPDMRVALFRPQQATFLDTWDAVGLRATQSTDFTMDDVFVPERFTGPLVGGNNIPAPFYGLPYSATGSSHDAVIIGCLEGALDDLAALATTKRPAFDPRLVIGEDPVFQEKFAELHLRTAALNALLEQTGRVVMDRALAGVEPTAREWFGYTGGHQHIHHEGIRLLNELMTLSGSSGLYSSHPLQRRWRDVRCVSQHVAGNNGSLRRLGAVLSGREDVR
- a CDS encoding flavin reductase family protein produces the protein MSALSTPPTDPAVLRQAFGCFPSGVTALCALDADGPVGMAASTFTPVSLRPPLVSVCVQDTSSTWPKLRMRGRLGLSVLAEEQDRICRSLAGKGVDRFADVEWEASEGGGVYIHGAGLWLDCSVHSEFPGGDHTIVLLEIHALRAEPDREPLVFHGSRFRRLAV
- a CDS encoding 3-hydroxybutyryl-CoA dehydrogenase gives rise to the protein MTAIEHVGVVGAGQMGRGITEVCARAGIQVTLCDVTEDRARAGLAGVADSLLKAEKRGAVTPEERAHALAGISVTGDLSRMGGADLVIEAAVEDERAKTALFRQLGDIVTDPEAVLASNTSSIPIARLAAAAGRPETVIGLHFFNPVPVMPLVEIVPSLHTSASTEQRVRAFADDVLGKRTIVAQDRAGFVVNSLLIPYLLAAVRMVASGTATAEDIDTGMTAGCAHPMGPLRLADLIGLDTVAAIGEALYEEYREPLYAPPPLLRRMVESGLLGRKSGRGFFDYQPA
- a CDS encoding helix-turn-helix domain-containing protein: MPRITTPSEGTATERLDCWRDAVSRNLVPLEVRPRESADFRASLHAVRVGQVQMSVISAEPHSIARTRRHIASDAPDLFQLTVQLTGQGVLTQRDRQAAVGPGELVVYDTRRPFTYDLHQTHTGLVLMFPRTMLPLAERDLLRVTATPVPCHDGLGQVVLPLLHGLARQMEHLESRGTPRLADNVIDLVGTLLVEHAGGDRRAEEAGPALLTERVLGYMEQRLADPGLSPEGIAAAHRISRRYLYKLLAAQGYTVAGWIREQRLARCRRDLADPTLDHLPVGAVGGRWGFADPAHFSHAFKAAYGMSPREARAARR
- a CDS encoding carboxymuconolactone decarboxylase family protein, with the translated sequence MARVPYLRREDADESLKPLYDRLETERKVPTANIFLALTHAPTQLDAFLTYANSLRAADLSPRLRELAILTVGHATRSAYEVAHHQSHGLKAGLTEEQLAAVADFEHSGLFDETEKAVMRLAKESTLRVDVPEETWQAAAAHLTSRQMVELSLSIAWYNSGVRIMGLLGIDLEDNYPDPFAHS